The Rhodococcus antarcticus DNA segment TGTTCGGCACCGACGAGCAGAAGGCACGCTGGCTCACCCCGCTGCAGGAGGGCACCCTGCGCTCGGCGTTCGCGATGACCGAGCCCGAGGTGGCCAGCTCGGACGCCCGCAACATCCAGACGTCGATCGTGCGCGACGGCGACGACTACGTCATCAACGGTCGCAAGTGGTGGATCACCGGCACGGCCGACGAGCGGTGCGGGATCTTCATCGTCATGGGCAAGACCGACCCGGACGCCCCCGGGGCCCGCCAGCAGTCGATGGTGCTGGTGCCTCGGGACGCCCCGGGCCTGGAGATCGTGCGCAACCTGCCGATCTTCGGCTACCAGGACCAGCACGGGCACTCCGAGCTGACGTTCACCGACGTGCGCGTGCCGGTGACCAACCTGCTGGCGCAGGAGGGTGACGGGTTCCGGATCGCCCAGGCGCGGCTGGGCCCGGGCCGGGTGCACCACGCCATGCGGGCGATCGGGATGGCCGAGCGGGCGCTGGCGCTGATGGTGGCGCGCTCCAAGGACCGGGTGGCCTTCGGCAAGCCGCTGGCCGAGCAGGGCGTGGTGCAGGCGCTGGTGGCCGACTCCCGCGTGGAGATCGACCAGGTGCGGCTGTACGTGCAGAAGACGGCGTGGCTGATCGACGCCCACGGGGCGAACGGGGCGCGCAGCGAGATCGCGGGCATCAAGGTCGCCGCACCCAAGGTGGCGTGCGCGGTGATCGACCGGGCCATCGAGGTGTTCGGCGGCATGGGCGTCAGCGACGACACGCCCCTGGCCTACTTCTCCGCCTGGGCCCGGGTGCTGCGCATCGTGGACGGTCCGGACGCGGTGCACCGTCGCTCGATCGCCCGCGAGGAGATGGGCCGGGAGCGGCCCTACGTCGGCTGAGCGGCCTCAGGCCGGCGGTGCGAACAGCTCCAGCGCGGTGCCGTCGGGATCGGTGAAGGACACCCCGCTGCCGTAGTGGGCGTCGACGATCCCGCCGTGGGCGACACCGAGCTCGTCGAGCCGGGCGGCCCAGGCCTCGAGCTCCGCCCGGTCGGTGCAGCCGAAGGCCAGGTGGTCCAGTCCGGCTCGGCGGGCGTCGAAACCGCCGGTGACGGCACCGCCCGGGTGGGTGTGCAGGCCGAAGAGCTGGCCCGACGGCAGCGCGAAGACCGTGTGGTGGAAGCCCCCGGTGGTCTCGTCCTCGTCGAGCACGGGCTCTGAGCCGAACAGCGCGGTGTACCAGGCGGTGCTGGCGGCGAGGTCGGTGACGGTCACGGCGGCGTGGGACAGCGGGGGGAACGCGGGCACGGGAGCTCCTTCGTCGGGGGGTCCCCCCTGTCTACCCAGCCCAGCGGTGCGCGTCACCTGGTCGACCGGACAGGTCCGCCCCGCCCCGTCGTCGGGCCGCGGCCCGCCGCCCAGCCCACCGCCGCGTGCAGCGCCGCAGCCGCGCCGTCGGACGCCGCGTCCGCCACCACCAGGTGGGCCAGCGCCAGCAGCGGCGCCGGTGAGCCCGCCATGGCCACGGCGGTACCGGCCGCAGCCAGCATCGTCAGGTCGTTCATGCCGTCCCCGACCGCGAGCACGTCCGCCGCGGCCACCCCCAGCCCGGTCGCGACGGCAGCCACCGCCACCCCCTTGCCCACCCCGGGGGCGGTCACGTTGACGAAGAGCTCACCGGGGAACATCGGCGACGTCGACGCCTCCGCGGCCAGCCCCAGGGCCGCCGCACCGGTCAGCACGTGGTCCAGCTCGTCGTCCTCGTGCACCGTCACCGTCGCCTTGAGCACCTCGTCGACGTCCAGGTCGAGCTCGTCGACGAGCCCGTCGGGCGGGCCGCTGACGATCTCCCAGGCGCGGTGCGCGGCCGGGCGGCGGTCGGTGACGAGGAACCGCGTGCCGGTGTAGAGCTCGCCGTACAGGTCGCGCTGGGCGAGCAGCGCGGCGAGGTCGGAGGCCGCCCCGCTCGGCAGCGGCCAGCTGTGCAGCGCGCGCCCCTCGTGCACCACCTGGGCCCCGTTGTGGACCACCGCGGGCACGGTCAGGCGGAGCTGGGCCTGCAGCGCGCGCAGCCCCTGGGGCAGCCGCCCCGTCGCGATCCCCACGTGCAGCCCGGCCCGTCGGGCCGCCGCCACGGCCGCGGCGACGGGCGGGGATGCGGTGGTGCCGCTGGCCACCAGGGTGCCGTCGACGTCGCAGACCACGTACCGGGGGACCCGGGCGGTCCAGTCGTCGAAGCGTGGTCCACGGGTGACACCGGTCGGCAGGGAGGCAGGCACGGGTGTGATCCCACCACCGGGTTCAACGCGCGGCGAGGGCCGGGGCACGAGACCCTGGGTCCATGAGAGTCCTGGTCGCCGGCGCATCCGGCTTCGTCGGTCGACGGCTGTGTCCCGCCCTGGAGGACGCCGGGCACGAGGTGCGGGCGATGACCCGCAAGCCCGGGACGTACACGGGCACGGGTACGGCGGTGCGCGGTGACGTGCACGAGGAGGACACCCTCGACGCCGCGCTGGAGGGCTGCGAGGCCGCGTACTACCTGGTGCACTCCCTGGACGACCCGAACTTCGAGAAGCGCGACGCCGACGCCGCGCGCACCTTCGCCCGCGCTGCCAAGGACGCCGGCGTGCAGCGGATCGTCTACCTCGGCGGCCTGGGCGACGACGCCGACGACCTGTCGGCCCACCTGCGCAGCCGCCGCGAGGTGGAGGACCTGCTGGGCTCCGCGGGCGTCCCCGTCACCACGCTGCGGGCCGGGATCATCGTCGGCCACGGCGGGATCTCCTGGGAGATGACCCGCCAGCTCGTCGAGCACCTGCCCGCCATGATCACCCCGCGCTGGGTGCGGACCCGGACGCAGCCGATCGCCGTGGCCGACGTCGTGCGCTACCTCGTCGGCGTGCTCGAGGTGCCGGAGGCCGCGGACCGCGCCTTCGACATCGGCGGGCCGGACGTGCTGCAGTACGTGGAGATGATGCGCCGGGTCGCGACCATCGAGGGACGCACGATGCTCGTGGTCCCGGTGCCGCTGCTGACCCCGCAGCTCTCCTCGCGCTGGCTCTCCTTCGTCACCGACGTGGACGTGCAGACCGGGCGCTCGCTCATCGACTCCATGAGCAACGAGGTGGTGGTGCGCGACGACAGCATCCGCGCCCTGGTGCCCTTCGAGCCGATGGACTACGACGACGCCGTGCTCGCCGCCCTCGGCGAGCGGGCGAAGGCGGCCCGGGCGTGAAGCCGTTCGACCGCGGGCGGGCCCGGCTGCTGGCCACGGTCCCGTCGTGGCTGGTGGAGAAGGTGCCGCGCGACCACCGGGAGAGTGACGCGGCCTTTCACCACCGGCGTCGGGTGGTGGCCGGGGTGTCCGTGCTGGGGGCCGGGCTGCTCGGCCGGTCGCTGTCCACCAGGCCCGGGTCGAGGACGTTCTACGCGCTCACCTCCGCGGTGGCCGGGACCTGGGTGGCCGGCGGGCTCGCCTCGGGCCCGCTGCACCTGGGGTGGATGCAGCGGCCGAACCACCAGCTGAGCCGGCCGGTGGCGCTGCCGGTGCTCACCGGTGCGGCCGCGTTCGGCGTGTTCTACGGGTGCGCGCTGGTCGCGCGCGAGGTGCCCGTGCTCAACCGGGCCATCGCCTCGATCCTGCAGTACGCCCGCGCGGGCTCGCCCCGGCTGGTGCTGGCCACGACACTGGCCAACGGGGCGGCCGAGGAGGTGTTCTTCCGGGGGGCGCTCTACGCGGCCGTGGGCGTGGACCGGCCGGTGCTGAAGTCCACCGCGGTCTACGCGCTGGCCACGACCGCGACCCGAAACCCGGCCCTGGTGCTGGCGGCCACCGTGATGGGCGCCCTGTTCGGCGTGCAGCGGCAGGTCACCGGCGGCATCCAGGCGCCCCTGCTGACCCACCTGACGTGGTCCACCCTGATGCTGCGGTACCTGCCGCCGCTGTTCGCCGATCCCACCGACGCAGGCCCCACCGCCGCCGGCTGACCCGCCGCTCAGCGCCAAGTGCGGGCTTCTAGCGGTCATTGAGCGCGGAATGGCAGCCACAAGCCCGCACTTGGCGGGTCTTGGGGGGGCGTCAGCCGTCGGCGGTGCTCCGGCGCAGCACCAGCAGCAGCACCACCAGGGCGAGGGCCTCCCCGCCGAGCATCACCGAGCCCATCGCCAGGCTGTCGTTGCCCAGCAGCCCCACCACGGGCGAGACGAGCGCCCCGAAGCCGAACTGCACCGCCCCGAGCAGCGCGGCAGCGGTTCCGGCCGCCTCCCCGTGCCGGGACAGCGCCAGCGCCGGAGCGTTCGGCAGCACCAGCCCCACCGTGCCCAGCAGCAGCCACAGCGGCACGAGCAGCCCCGGCAGCCCGCCGGACCCGGTGGCCGCGACCACGACGAGCACCACCCCGACCACCACGCCACCGACGAGCGCACCCACCGTGATCTGCTCCGGCGTGCGGCGGTCCAGCAGTCGCACGTTGAGCTGCGAGGCCCCGATCAGCGCCACCGCCCCCGCGGCGAACACGAAGGCGAACTGCTGCTCGTCCAGGGCGTACTCCTCCTGGAAGACGAACGAGCTCCCGGCCACGTAGGCGAACAGCGCGGACATCGCGAGCCCGGCGACCCCGACCAGCGCCACGAACTGGCGGTCCCGCAGCAGCGCCGCGTAGGTGCGCAGGGCCGGAGCGAGACCACCGCTGCGCCGGGCCGCGGGCGGCAGGGTCTCCGGCAGCAGCACAGCCCCCACGACGAGCAGCGCCACGCCGACCACCGCCAGCGCACCGAACACCCCGCGCCAGGACACCGTGGTCAGCAGGATCCCGCCCAGGGTGGGGGCCAGCACCGGAGCCACCCCCATCACGAGCATGAGCCGGGAGAGCACGGTGGCTGCGGCCCGGCCGTGGAACAGGTCGCGCACCACGGCCATGGCCACGACCGCGGCGGCCGCGGCGCCGGCACCCTGCAGCACCCGGAGCCCCCCGAGCACGGCCACGTCCGGCGCGGCGATGCAGGCCAGCGAGGCCAGCACGTGCAGCGCCGTCCCCACGAGCAGCGGACGCTTGCGCCCGAGGACGTCCGACAGCGGACCGATGACGAGCTGGCCGACGGCGAGCCCGAACAGCGTCCCGGTGAGGGTGAGCTGCGCCGTGGCCGAGGACGTGCCGAGATCGGCTGCGATGGTCGGCAGCGCCGGCAGGTACATGTCGATGGTCAGCGGGCCCAGGGCCACCAGCGAGCCGAGCACGAGGACCCAGCGCAGCAGGGCGCGACCCTCCGGCTGGACGGCGACGGCAGCGGTGGGTCGGAGCGGGGTGGTGACGGGGACGATCGTCGACTCGGCGGTCACGGCTCTCCTGGATCGGGAGGGCCCGACGGCGGTGTCGGGGCCTGCGGCGTACCCAGGCGCTAGCGCGCGCCGCGTCCGTCCTGTTCCCGGACGCTCAGCTCGAGTAGTCGCGGAAGGTCATCACGAAGCCGACCAGGGCCGCGGGAACCGACACGACGTAGACCACGACCCGCAGCCACGCCGGGCCGTCGACGGTGGCCACGGTCGAGCCGACCATCGCGGCGACGATGAGCAGCACGCCGTAGAACGGGGTGCGCATCGGGTGATCACCGCGGGCCACGCCCCGAGTGTGCACGTCCGCCCGGACCCGCTGGGCGCGACGAGCACCGCCCTGGTCCACTGGACGGGTGCGCACACTGGTGACGGGCTCGACGGGGTACGTGGGTTCGCGGCTGGTGGCGGCGCTGCTGGGGGCGGGTCACGAGGTGCTGGCCACGGCGAGGCGTCCGGAACGGCTGACCGACTTCGACTTCGCCGGCTCCGCCACCTGCACGGACCTGGACGTGGACGACGCCGCGTCGTGCGCCCGCGCGCTGTCCGAGCACGGTCGGGTGGACGTGGCCTACTACCTGGTGCACGCCATCGGCGAGGACGGCTACGCCCGCACCGACGCCGACCGGGCCCGCAGGTTCGCCGGCGCCGCCCGCGCCGCGGGGGTCGGCCGCGTGGTCTACCTCGGCGGTCTGGTGCCCCCGGGCGAGGAGCTCTCCGAGCACCTGCGCAGCCGGGCCGAGGTGGGGGAGGTTCTCACCGAGCACGGTCCGGACCTGGTGTGGCTGCGCGCCGCGGTGGTGCTGGGGGCGGGCTCGGCGTCCTACGAGATCACCCGGTACATGGGCGACTGGCTGCCGGTGGTGCCGCTGCCCCCGTGGATGGACACCCTGGTCCAGCCCGTGGCCGTCGACGACGTGCTCCGCTACCTCCTGGCCGCCGTGGATCTGCCCCCCGGCTCCTACGACCTCGGCGGACCCGAGCGGCTGCCCTACGCGGAGCTGGTGCGCCGCTACGTCCGCACCGCCGGGCTGCGCCGGGTGATGCTGCCCACCCCGCCGGTGCCCACGCGGCTCGCGTCCTGGGTGGTGGCCCGGCTGACCCCGCTGCCGCCGGACATGGTGGCCGACCTGGTGCTCAGCCTCACCAACACCATGGTCGCCGACACCGGGGCGATCACCACGCTCGTGCCCGGGGAGCTCACCGGGATCGACGACGCCCTGGCCCGGGCCCGGGTGGGCTCGCACGCGCCGCGCAACCGGCTGCCCGGGGTGTGCGCGGCGCCCGACCCGCTGCAGCTGTGCCGCACGGACGCGCCCTGGTCCCACCGCCGCTGACCCGGTCCGCGGCCCGAGGTGCTCCGCGGGCGATGTCGCGCGGGGCTCAGGTGCGCAGCAGGGGGATGTCCAGCTCGGCCGGGGTGAGCGCCCCGTGGTGACCGACCAGCGCCGCCTCCCGCGGGTGCTTGGTCGCCGAGACCACGGCCAGGTCGTCCAGGGCGATCGCCAGCACGTCCCCGATCCGGGAGCGTGCCGCGGCCGTGACGCTCGGGCCGAACAGTCCCGCCCCCACCGCGTCGTCGCCGGTGCCCACCCACGCACGGGCGCCCAGCACACCCCGCCAGGTGTCGACCACGTCCCGGTCCGCCCCGCCCCGCACCCGCAGGTGCCGCACCCTGGGCTCGCCGGCCACGGCCAGCACCCCGTCGAGCAGACCGGGCGTCGTGTCGAGGTCCACCTTCGACTCCTCGGCGACCCGGACCATCCCGTGGTCGGCGGTGACGAGCAGGGTGGCCTCGGGAGGCAGGATCTCCGCCAGCCGCCGGGCCAGTCCGTCGACCAGGCGCAGCTGCTCGCACCAGGCCTCGCTGCCGGGACCGCGCACGTGGCCCACGGTGTCGAGCTCGCTGGTGTAGCAGTAGACGAGGCTGCGGTCGCCCCGGCGCACGGCCTCGCCCGCCTGGGCCAGGACGTCCCCGCCGCCCACCGCACCGGGGAACTCCGCCCCGCGCAGGACGGCCCGGGTGAGCCCGCTGCCGAGGAAGGCCGCGGGGGCGCACTGGGTCACGGCGATGCCGTCGGCCGCCGCCCGCTCGAAGATGGTGGTCGCGGGCTGCACGTCCTCGGGCGGCAGCTCGCGGCGCAGGTCGCGACCCGCCACGGACACGCCGTCCGGATCCCGCCCGCCCACCGTCGACCAGGCCAGCCAGCCCACCACCGCGTCGGCCTCGGGCAGCCAGGAGGTGTAGCCGGGCAGTCCGTGCTGGCCGGGGGTCAGGCCGGTCCCCCAGGAGGAGATGGAGGTGACCGTGGTGGTCGGGAAGCACGCGGTGAGCGGGGCCCCCGCCAGCGACGAGAGGAACGGGGCCAGCTCGGAGTGCTCGCGGAGCTGCTCGGACCCCATGCCGTCCACCAGCAGCACCACGACCCGGCGGAGATCGTGCAGCCCGAGGCCGGCACGCTCCCCCGGCACGCCGAGCCCGGCGAGCACGGCGGGCCCGAGATCGGCCAGGCTGTGCGAGCCGTACGCGGGGCACGGCAGGTCCAGCGGACGGGGAGTCACCGTCGTCACCCTGCCGGGACCTGCGGCCGCGCGCCAGGGGGCCCCGTCACCGCCACGCGAACACCGGCTGCTCGAGGTGTGCCACCCGGGTGGACCGCCCGTGCAGCGCCACCTCGCAGAACTGGTGGACGACGGCCGCGGTGGGGGCGTGCAGCATGCCGCCGAGCAGCGGCAGCTGGATCACCGGCGACTCCGACTCCGGGATGGTGAGCATCCGCGGCGGGACGTCGAGGTCGGCGACGGGCACCACGTGCACCCCGGCCACCTCGGCCTCCTGGGCGGCGAACACCCCGTCGGTCACCCCGCCCCACACCACCACCGGGCTCATCACGTACCCCGAGCGGGTGGGGTAGTCGTCGAGCAGCCCGAGCACCGACTCCGGCCCCAGCCGCACCCCGGTCTCCTCCTCGAGCTCGCGCAGCGCGGCCTGCGGCGCGGTCTCCCCCGGCTCGCGCCGCCCGCCCGGCAGCGCCCACTGTCCGGCGTGCGCCCGCATCCGGGGAGCGCGGCGGGTGATGAGCACGCTGGGTACGTCCGCGGCGATCAGGACGCACACGGCCACGCTGGCGGGACGCCGCCCGTCCAGCTCGACGGGCACGGGGCGGAACGCGGCGAGGTGCTCGGCCATCGTGCTGCGCATCGCTGCGCCGGGAACGGTCACCACCCCATCCTGCGCCTCGGCTCAGCCCCGGGCGGGCTGCTTCACGTTCTGCAGCCGCACCTGCCCGCGGGCCAGGGTGCGGCCCTGGTCGTCGGTCACGGTCACCAGCCACAGCTGCTGCACCCGTCCCTGCTGCAGCGGCTGCGCCACGACCTCGGCCCGCCCGCCCGTGGTGGCCCGCAGGAAGTCGGTGCTGTTGTTCACGCCCACCGCGAACTGGCCGTTCTCCGCCACGGCCAGGCTCGCACCGATGCTGGCCGCCGACTCCACCGCGGTCGTGTAGATCCCGCCGTGGACCACGCCCCACGGGGTGTGGTGCTCCGGGCCCAGGTCGAGGTGCCCGGTCACCCGGGTGCCGCTGACCTCGTCGAGCCGCAGGCCCGCCGCGGCCAGGAACGGGCTGGCGGCGTCGAGGGAGAGATCGGGCAGCGCGGGGTGGGTCACAGGTCCTCCTGGGGTCGGCCGCTGAGCGAGTACGAGTATCGGACCGACCCTAGCCCCTAGGCCGCAGGGCATACCTGCCCCGTCAAGGTGTGGCCCCGGGGCTGATGCCGGGCCGCCGGCGCCCTCCTAGCGTCGTGGGGGCAGGAGTTCCGGGAACGGCACGCGAGGAGCAGCAGATGATCGAGGTTGAGAACCTCAGCAAGCGCTACGGCGACAAGCTGGCGGTGGACGGGCTGGACTTCACCGTCCAGCCGGGCATCGTCACCGGCTTCCTGGGGCCCAACGGCGCCGGCAAGTCGACCACCATGCGGATGATCGCCGGGCTCGACGAGCCCACCAGCGGGCGCGTCCGGCTCAACGGGCAGGACTACCGCGCCAGCGCCGCCCCCATGGCCGAGCTGGGCATCCTGCTCGAGGCCCAGGCCGTGCACACCGGGCGCTCGGCCCGCAACCACCTCCTCGCCCTGGCCCAGACCAACGGCATCGGCGCCCGCCGGGTGGACGAGGTGCTGGACATGGTCGGCCTGCGCGAGGTCGGCGCCAAGCGGGTGGGTGGCTTCTCCCTCGGCATGGGCCAGCGGCTCGGTGTCGCCTCCGCCCTGCTCGGCGACCCGCGGGTCGTGGTGCTCGACGAGCCGGTCAACGGGCTCGACCCGGAGGGCGTGCTGTGGATCCGCACCCTGCTGCGGGCGCTGGCCGACGAGGGCCGCACCGTGTTCGTGTCGTCGCACCTCATGAGCGAGATGGCCCAGACCGCCGCGCGGCTCGTCGTCGTCGGCCGCGGCCGGCTCATCGCCGACACCACGGTGGACGAGTTCGTCGCCCGGGCGTCCGGGGGCGCGGTCACCGTGCGCACCCCCGAGGCCGCGACGCTCCGCGAGCTGTTGCTCGGACCGGACGTCACCGTCACCAGCGAGGTCTCCGACGTCCTGCTGGTGCACGGCCTCACCGCCGAGCAGATCGGCACTGCGGCGTGGCAGGCCCACCTGCCCGTCTTCGAGCTCTCCGCGCAGCAGGCCTCCCTGGAGGAGGCGTTCATGCAGCTCACCCAGGACGCGGTCGAGTACCGCTCCAGCGACGAGAAGAAGGTGGCGGCATGAGCAACGGGACGATCACCAGCCCCCCGACCGGAACCGCCGCGCGCACCGCCGGCTCGCTCAAGGTCACCCAGACCCGGGTGCTGCGCTCGGAGTGGACGAAGTTCCGCTCGCTGCGCTCCACCATCATCACCCTGCTGGTCGCCGTGGTGCTCACCATCGGGCTCGGGGCACTGTTCTCCGCCGTCACCGCCAGCCAGTTCGGCAAGTTCCGCCCCGCGGAGCAGGCGAGCTTCAACGCCGTCGCCACGAGCCTGGGGGGCATCACGTTCTCCCAGCTCGCCGTGGGCGTGCTCGGGGTCCTGCTGGTGACCGGCGAGTACAGCACCGGGATGATCCGGGCCTCGCTGACTGCGGTGCCGCGCCGGCTGCCCGTGCTGTGGGCCAAGCTCGCCGTGTTCGCCGCCGTGGTCCTCGTGGTCTCGCTCGTCGCGAGCTTCGTCTCGTTCTACCTGGGGCAGAGCCTGCTCAGCAGCAAGGGCCTCGACGCCTCGATCTCCGACCCGGGCTCCCTGCGCTCGGTCATCGGGTCCGCCCTGTACGTCACCGTGGCCGGGATGATCGGGGTCGCGCTGGGCACCCTGCTGCGCAACACCGCCGCCGGCATCTCCACCTTCGTCGGGCTGTTCTTCGTGGTGCCGCCGTTGACGATGCTGCTGCCGTCCTCGTGGACCTCGAGCTTCGTGCAGTACCTGCCCTCCAACGCGGGAGGTGCGCTGTTCGGCGACGTGCGGGGCGTCGCGAACCCGCTGTCACCGTGGACCGGTTTCGCCGTGCTCTGCGTGTGGGCCGTGGTGCTCGTCGGGGGCGCGGCGTACCGGATGCGCAAGGCCGACGCCTGACCGGTGAGACTGCACCCGTGAGCCCGGTCGTCGAGCACCCACCTGCGCACCTGCTGCGCCGGTGGGTGCTCGACGTCTCGGTGACCCTGGCGGTGGGGGCGCTCTCGCTGCCGCCGCTGTTCCGCGACGGACGAGCTCCCTCCACGGCCGCCCTGGTGCTGCTGGTGGTGCTCACCGTGCCGGTGGTGCTGCGGCGCCGGTACCCGGTGGCCGTGTTCGGGGTGACGCTGGTCGCCACCGTCGTCGGGACCGTCGCGGTGGACCAGCAGCTCGCGGGCCTGGCCGTCCTCGTCGCGCTGTACACCGTAGCCGCGCAACGGCCCCGGCGCGCCGCGCTGACGTGCGCCGCGCTGCTCGAAGCGGCAGCCGTCGTCGCTGCGCTGACCCCGTCCGAGCTCGACTGGTGGTTCGCGCTGCTGACGCTGTCCGGGCTGGTGGCCGCCGCGCTGGGACTGGGCCTGTTCACGGCCACCCGCCGCGCCTACCTCGCCGAGCTCCGCGACCGCGCCACCCGGCTCGAGCGTGAGCGCGACCAGCAGGGCGAGCTGGCGGCGGCCGCCGAGCGCAGCCGCATCGCCCGGGAGATCCACGACATCGTGGCCCACCACCTCACGGTCATCGTGGCGCTCAGCGACGGGGCCGTGGCCGCCTCGGCCGCCTCGCCCGCCCGGGCCGCCGAGGTCATGCGCACCGTCTCGGCCACCGGGCGCGAGGCGCTGACCGACACCCGGCGCCTGCTCGGAGTGCTCCGGGACGACAGCGCGGCCGCCGAAGACGGGGCCCAGGACACCGGCCACCGCCCGCACCGGCCCGCCCCCGACCTGCACGAGCTCGACGCCCTGGTCCATCGGGTCCGCGAGGCCGGGCTGCCCGTGGTGCACGAGGTGCAGGGCTCCGCCGGCCCCCTTGCCCCCGGCCTGCAGCTCACCGCCTACCGGGTGGTGCAGGAGGCGCTGACCAACTCCCTCAAGCACGCGGGCGCCGGGGCCAGCGCCACCGTGCGGCTGCGGCACACCCCGGACGAGCTGGCCGTGGAGGTCAGCGACGACGGGGCCGGCCGGCGGGGCGCACCGGTCGGGTCGGGCCGCGGGCTGGTGGGCATGCGGGAGCGGGTGGCCGCCTTCGGCGGCGAGGTGGAGGCCGGACCGCGCCCCGGGGGAGGGTGGGTGGTCACGGCACGGCTGCGGCCCGACGGTGCAGCGGTCCACCCGGTGGAGGTCGCGCGGTGATCCGGGTGCTGCTGGTCGACGACCAGTCCCTGCTGCGGCTCGGCTTCCGGCTGATCCTGGAGGCCGAGGGCGACATCGAGGTGGTGGGCGAGGCCGCCGACGGCGCGACCGGCGTGGCCATGACCGCCGCGACGAGCCCGGACGTGGTGCTCATGGACGTCCGGATGCCCGGCATGGACGGGATCGAGGCGACGGGCGCGATCGTGGCCGCGGGCGGGTCCGCCCGGGTGCTCATCCTCACCACGTTCGACGTGGACCAGTACGTGCACGACGGGCTGCGGGCCGGGGCCAGCGGGTTCCTGCTCAAGGACGTGCCCGCGGGCGACCTGGTGGCCGCGATCCGCACCGTGGCGGCCGGGGAGTCGGTGCTGGCGCCCACGGCCACCCGCCGCCTGATCGAGGCGCTGGTGCCGCTGCTGCCCTCCCCCGGGGCGTCCGACCGGGCCACCGCGCTGATGGAGGTGCTCACCGGGCGCGAGCGGGAGGTGTTCGGGCTGCTCGCCGCCGGGCGCTCCAACCGAGAGATCGCCGAGGCCCTGCACCTGTCCGAGGGCACGGTCAAGATCCACGTGGGGCGCGTGCTGGCCAAGCTCGAGCTGCGCGACCGGGTGCAGGCGGTGGTGCTGGGCTACGAGTCCGGCGTCGTCGCCCCCGGTTCCTGAGTGCGCCCTCGGGAACGGCAGGGCGCCGCGGTGTCGGTCCTCCCGGGTGAACCGACGGGGGCCGGCCGGGTTCGGTGCGTTGCGCGGTTCACGATGGATGATGTCCTGATGGACGGCACCCGCATCGACCGAGAGGTGCGGTCGTTGAGCGAGCTGGCCATCGGGGTGTTGAGCCTGGATGGTCGCTGGGTCCGGGTCGACGACCGGTTGTCGAGTGCCCTGGGCCGACCGCGGGAGTGGTTGTTGACCAACCCGGCGACCGCGGTGGTGCAGCCCGGGGACCGGGCCACGGCCGAGGCCGAGCTGGGCATGGTCCTGACGGGGGTGGCGGGGGACCGCAGCTGGGAGGCCAGGTGGGTCACCGCCGAGGGGTCGGTGCGTCGGGGCATGGTGACGGTGGCCCTGGTGCGCGACGGACAGGGTGTGCCGTCGCACGCGGTGGTGGTGCTGGCGGACGTGGATCGACGCGTCCGCGTCGTGACCGAGCTCGTCAACGCCGCCTCCCGGGACGACCTGACCGGCCTGCTCAACCGCGCCGGGGGCTACGCCGGGGTGCGGTCGTGGCTCGAGCAGCACCGGGCGGTGGGAGTGGTGTTCTGCGACCTCGACCGGTTCAAGGTGATCAACGACGCGCTGGGTCACCAGGTGGGCGACGAGGTGTTGGCGGCGGTGGCGGGGCGCCTGGCGGGTGCGGCGCCGCCCGGGGCGCTGGTGGCCCGGGTGGGTGGCGACGAGTTCCTCGTCGCGGTGCGCGACTGTGCCGACGACGGAGTGCTTCTCGCGGCCGCGACGCGGTTGTGCGAGGTGTTCACCGATCCGGTCAGCTGCGCCGGTCACCTGCTCGCGGTGGGGGTCTCGGCCGGCGCAGTGCTGGCGGCTCCCGGTGCGGACGTAGTCATGGCGGTGCGCGACGCCGATGTCGCGATGTACGTCGCCAAGCGCGGGCGGGGTGCTCGTGTCGTCCTCTACACCGACGCCATGGGGGCGGGGGCGCGACGGCGCCTGCAGGTGGAGACCGCGCTCCGGCAAGCGCTGGCGGCCCACCGCATCACGGTCGTCTACCAGCCGATGGT contains these protein-coding regions:
- a CDS encoding CPBP family intramembrane glutamic endopeptidase is translated as MKPFDRGRARLLATVPSWLVEKVPRDHRESDAAFHHRRRVVAGVSVLGAGLLGRSLSTRPGSRTFYALTSAVAGTWVAGGLASGPLHLGWMQRPNHQLSRPVALPVLTGAAAFGVFYGCALVAREVPVLNRAIASILQYARAGSPRLVLATTLANGAAEEVFFRGALYAAVGVDRPVLKSTAVYALATTATRNPALVLAATVMGALFGVQRQVTGGIQAPLLTHLTWSTLMLRYLPPLFADPTDAGPTAAG
- a CDS encoding multidrug effflux MFS transporter, with product MTAESTIVPVTTPLRPTAAVAVQPEGRALLRWVLVLGSLVALGPLTIDMYLPALPTIAADLGTSSATAQLTLTGTLFGLAVGQLVIGPLSDVLGRKRPLLVGTALHVLASLACIAAPDVAVLGGLRVLQGAGAAAAAVVAMAVVRDLFHGRAAATVLSRLMLVMGVAPVLAPTLGGILLTTVSWRGVFGALAVVGVALLVVGAVLLPETLPPAARRSGGLAPALRTYAALLRDRQFVALVGVAGLAMSALFAYVAGSSFVFQEEYALDEQQFAFVFAAGAVALIGASQLNVRLLDRRTPEQITVGALVGGVVVGVVLVVVAATGSGGLPGLLVPLWLLLGTVGLVLPNAPALALSRHGEAAGTAAALLGAVQFGFGALVSPVVGLLGNDSLAMGSVMLGGEALALVVLLLVLRRSTADG
- a CDS encoding VOC family protein — protein: MPAFPPLSHAAVTVTDLAASTAWYTALFGSEPVLDEDETTGGFHHTVFALPSGQLFGLHTHPGGAVTGGFDARRAGLDHLAFGCTDRAELEAWAARLDELGVAHGGIVDAHYGSGVSFTDPDGTALELFAPPA
- a CDS encoding HAD family hydrolase; the protein is MPASLPTGVTRGPRFDDWTARVPRYVVCDVDGTLVASGTTASPPVAAAVAAARRAGLHVGIATGRLPQGLRALQAQLRLTVPAVVHNGAQVVHEGRALHSWPLPSGAASDLAALLAQRDLYGELYTGTRFLVTDRRPAAHRAWEIVSGPPDGLVDELDLDVDEVLKATVTVHEDDELDHVLTGAAALGLAAEASTSPMFPGELFVNVTAPGVGKGVAVAAVATGLGVAAADVLAVGDGMNDLTMLAAAGTAVAMAGSPAPLLALAHLVVADAASDGAAAALHAAVGWAAGRGPTTGRGGPVRSTR
- a CDS encoding acyl-CoA dehydrogenase family protein, which produces MDFALSAKAEDVCGRTWDFMRECVFPAEPVWDAWRAARGHDDHGTPPVLEELKVEARRRGLWNLFHHELSGLSNLEYAAVAEITGWSPVIAPEALNCQAPDTGNMETLMLFGTDEQKARWLTPLQEGTLRSAFAMTEPEVASSDARNIQTSIVRDGDDYVINGRKWWITGTADERCGIFIVMGKTDPDAPGARQQSMVLVPRDAPGLEIVRNLPIFGYQDQHGHSELTFTDVRVPVTNLLAQEGDGFRIAQARLGPGRVHHAMRAIGMAERALALMVARSKDRVAFGKPLAEQGVVQALVADSRVEIDQVRLYVQKTAWLIDAHGANGARSEIAGIKVAAPKVACAVIDRAIEVFGGMGVSDDTPLAYFSAWARVLRIVDGPDAVHRRSIAREEMGRERPYVG
- a CDS encoding NAD(P)H-binding protein, which produces MRVLVAGASGFVGRRLCPALEDAGHEVRAMTRKPGTYTGTGTAVRGDVHEEDTLDAALEGCEAAYYLVHSLDDPNFEKRDADAARTFARAAKDAGVQRIVYLGGLGDDADDLSAHLRSRREVEDLLGSAGVPVTTLRAGIIVGHGGISWEMTRQLVEHLPAMITPRWVRTRTQPIAVADVVRYLVGVLEVPEAADRAFDIGGPDVLQYVEMMRRVATIEGRTMLVVPVPLLTPQLSSRWLSFVTDVDVQTGRSLIDSMSNEVVVRDDSIRALVPFEPMDYDDAVLAALGERAKAARA